Part of the Halodesulfurarchaeum formicicum genome is shown below.
AACCCCCGCGCGATGGCCTCCGCGGCGGCCTTCGAGACGGCGTACGAGCCGGTTCCCGGAGTCGCCACCCGGGCAGGTTTTCCCGATGGAACGAGCACCCGCGCGTCCGCGGCCAGGTGGGGAACGGCCTCGCGAATCGTGGCGAACACGCCTCTGGCGTTCGTCGCCATGTGGTCGTCGTACCGTTCGTAGGACTCGGCCGGGAGCGGGGTCGCCCCCGACGGCCCGTGATAGACCCCCGCACTCGGGACGAGCACGTCGATTTCGCCCAGCCTGTCGGCGGCGACTGCCAGCAGGTTGCTGACCGAATCCTCGTCGCGCACGTCGACTGCGACGGCCTCGGCATCGAGCCCGTCGGCGACGTCCTCGACGGCCGATTTCTCGCGAGCCCCGAGAATTAGCTGGCCGCCAGCCCCCGCGAACGCTTCGGCGACGGCGGCACCGATGCCCCGACTTGCACCCGTGAGTACCGCGGTGAATTCGCTCATGGGCTAGCTACCGCGGAAAACCCCTTGAGCACTCGCCTTCCGGCACTACCGGAACGTGGCCCACTCGAAGACTCGTCGGATCGCGATCGCTCCGACGAGTCCGGTGACGGGGACGACCCAGCCACTCTCCAGGGAATCAGGAAAGCTCCAGTTCGACGCGGCCGGTTGCCCGTCACCGCTCTCACCGGACGCTGCCGGTGGGTGGCCCGCCGCCTGGCCGTCTGTTACCCCATCGCCGTCGGTGTCCGCCGTGAGCGGATCGGTTCCGAACCGTTCCAGTTCCCAGCCGTCGGGGAGCCCGTCCCCGTCGGTGTCCGGATCGGTCGGGTCGGTCCCGAGTTCGAGTTCCTGGGCGTCTTTCAGCCCGTCGTCGTCCGTGTCTGGCTCGGTCGGGTCGGTACCCAGATCGAGTTCGCGGCGATCGTCGAGACCGTCGCCGTCCGTGTCAGCCAGCGCGGGGTCCGTCGGCAGCTCCTCGATCTCCCGGCGGTCGTCCAACCCGTCGCCGTCCGTGTCTACCTCTGTCGGATCGCTCCCGACCCGGAGCTCGCGGGCGTCGTCGATCCCGTCCCCGTCAGTGTCTTTCTGGGTCGGGTCGGTACCAAATTTGGTCACCTCGGGCCCGTCTTCGAGGCCGTCCTCGTCAGTGTCGGGATCGCGGAAGTCAGTGGGGCCGCCGATCTCCTGGCTGTTCTGCAGTCCATCTCCGTCCCGATCGCTCGTCTTTCGCAGCACGGTGACTGTGACTTCGCTGCTATCGATCAGGGCCCCGGTCGCGTCGTAAAAGCCCACGACGACCGAGTCGGGGCCCGGCTCGTCGAGCGCGTCGTCGGGGAGGGTTAGCGTGAGGGACTGCTCGTCGACCTCCCGAAGGACGATCGATTTGCTGGCGAGTGCCTCGTCACCGGGGCCGACGTGTTCGTCCCGCGTTTCGGTTACTCGAACGGAATAGTGGCGATAGTCCCGCTCGTCTTCGAAGACAGGGGTCGCGACGGTCGTCGTGACGTCGGGGGCTTCCCCGGCCCAGACGTACTGGGTCCCGTCGACGGTCGTGGCCGCGGCCGGGCCAGTGACTGCCGTCTCGAGGACTCCAGCGTCGACCGCGCCCGCCCCTCCGCTCAGCGCAATCGCGAGTGCGAGCAGCAGGACAACGGCACGCGGGGGATTCATAGTGGTTCGTTTTCGGCCGGGCTACTTCAATGTGCCCGCGTCCGGGGTAGGGTTTTGGCGACCGGCGTCGAAGTACCGCTATGCGCCGCGACCGCGTGGACTGGGAACGACTCGGCGTCTGGGTGATCGGCCTGGTCGTCGTTGCCGCTGCGCTCCTGGTTGGCTTCGCCGGAACGCCGTACACGGCCCCGCCGGGAGCCATCGAGGCAACAGCAGCCAACCCCGCGATCGACGTGACTTCGTTCCATGGTGGCTACGCTATCACCCCCGTCGACACTGCACCCGATGCTGCGCTGGTCTTCTACCCCGGTGCCCGCGTGGATCCGAGTGCCTACGTGCCTGTCATGGGCCCGGTCGTGGCCGAAAGTGATGTCGCCGTGCTCGTTCCCCGGCCGCGATTGAACCTGGCGGTCCTCGAACCGAATATGGCAGAGTCGGTCCGGGCGGCCACCCCCCAGATCGAGCAGTGGTACGTCGGCGGCCACTCGTTGGGCGGTGCGATGGCCTGTCGTGTCGCTGCGTCGAACCCCGAGTGGGTCGAGGGTGTGGTCCTCTTCGGTTCGTACTGTGACCGCTCGATAGCGGACACGGATCTCTCCGTGCTCTCGGTTGGCGGGACTCGGGATACCGTACTTGGGACTGATCGGTCGGCGCTTCGCCCGGAGCGACTTCCGGAAAACGCCACGATCTATCGGATCGAGGGGCTCAATCACACGCAGTTCGGGAGCTACGCGGGCCAGCCGGGAGACAGTCCGGCGACGATTTCACGGGAAACTGCACACGAGCGTCTGCAGTCGGCCCTCGTCGAATTCTTCGTGGCGAGGGGCTAGTCGAGCAGCCCCATCTCCTCGGCGAGCAGGTCCTGGAGCCGGGACTTCACGGCGGGATCGATCTCTGCGACCGGCTCCCCGTCGTGCTGGCGCTCGTTGTGCGCCTCGATCGTCGCCTCGACCTCGTCGAAGGGGACGCTGGTCTCGGTCCCACAGGCTTCACAGGTGATCGTGAGTGCCGGCAGGTCCTCGTCCGTGTCTGTCATACCTTCGTCTACACGGACCAGGGCCTAATGAGAACCGGTTGCCACGAAAAATCTGGCTGGGACCCAGCCGGGGGATTCCTTCTAGACCGTCTCGATCTCGGCTTTGACAGCGCCGACTGTCTCCTCGTCGAGTGTGAGGTCGGGATGGGCCTCCTGTACGTGGGCTTCGACCTCGCTCAGTACTTCCTCTTCCGTTTCGCCTTCACAGACACCGTGACAGCCGTCGACGATGCACTCGACCTGTTGTGACATTGCAAGCGAGACAATGAGGGACATGGGGTTAGGGAGACGGCCCACGTGATTTGGTATGAGAGAGCGGGTTTTTCCAGACGGATCTTTCAAATCGGTTCGGCAGTATCTATCTCAGGTTCGTTTCTGCAAGTAATGTTGAACTGTGCGTTGAATTAGCGGGAGAGGGTTATTTCAGTGGTGGTCCGTTATGTATGCAAAATGAAATATAACTGTAAAATATTACTTCGTAAATTGGTACGTTCGATGTTCTATGATGAGGAGGGCCGTTTTGATGGAAGGCGGAAAAAAGCAAGAACGACACTCGGAAACTCGGCTAAAACCCGTTAAACGGGTAAAGAATGCCGTTTTTGCATAGGAAAACAATGACTTAAACAAACTTTGAAATACAATGTAGAAAAACAAAATACTATGGGGGTTATTGCTCTATTATAATTAAAAACCAAATTTTTAGACAAATAAAACCTTACCTTTAAATTTATATTCGAGAATTATTAACAATCGAAACCGAACGAAGTGGTTTCGGGTCGGCCGGGTTGCGGTCTCTTTTTGCCCTGTACTTTATTAATAGAATTTATAGGTATTTGATTAACTATAAATTTATTGTAAACAAATTCTGGTCGTCTTTCCTACCGGTTAGCAAATTTTGGTTTGGCGTCTTGCGTGGGGGGTAAGTTTTTTCACTACAAATTTGAAAGGTCCACTCTGTTTTTTGTGGCCCGACCCGTCGTTAGCGTATGAATCCTGTTTTGGGAAAATCTTAGTATCCACAGCACAGATATCTCACGTATGGGTAATTCAAGTCGTGGCTCTATCCAGATCGAAATAGAAAATCTCGGTGGGATAAATTCACTAACCACCGCAATTCCTCCCGGAATCAATATTTTGTCGGGGAAAAACGCAACAAATCGGACGTCGTTTCTTCGGTCGGTAGCTGCCGCATTGGGAGCTGATCAATCAGCAGGCACTCTCAAAACGGATTCTACTGAAGGATATGTATCGCTGTCGTTTGATGGTGAATCTGTGAGCCGTAACTATGAACGAACCAATGGGTCAGTGATTCGAACGGGTGATCCGCTTACTGACAAATCAGAGTTGGTCGATAATTACGTGTCGCTGTTCTCGACAAACCCTGCTCGGACTGCTATTCGAAGCGGGGGCACCGGCTTGAGAGATATTCTGATGAGCGGGGTGGATACTGCTGAAATCAAATCGGAAATACAGTCCCTCAAACAGCGTCGAACTTCACTCCAATCGCAACTTGATGAGATTGAACGTGCACAGGCCCAATTGCCCGCGAAAGAAAGCCGTCAACAAAGCCTCGAGTCTGAGTTACATGAAATAGAGCAAACAATCGAGGAGGTTGAACAAAATATCGAGGAGTACAAAGCGACAGCCGATGAGATTGATGCGGCTGAAGAAGTCCTCGACGCGCTTGAAGATCGTCGTGAAGATTTGCGGCGTGTTGAAAATAGAATCGAGGCCACGGAACAAAATCTATCGCAACTAAAACAAGAGCGGCAATCGATCGAGGCAGACCTTGAGGAAATTACAGTTTCCGACAAACGGCGTTCCGAATTACAAACCAAGCGGGAAGCCTTGGATTCTGAAATCAGCGAATTGCAGAGCACGGTAACTGATCTGAGCGACATTATATCGCACAATCGATCAGTTCTCGAGGATGATGAAGTGGTTCATTCGTTTGAAACGGACGAGACGGTGGTAAGCCAGATCGATCCAAGCGGGTCGACGGTGGAGTGTTGGACATGTGGGAGTGAAGTTGAACGCTCGACGATCGAATCTCGAATGGAAACGCTGGAAGACATACGAAAACAAACACATCAGCAATTACAGAAGCGCCGGCAGGAGCTCGAGTCGGTTACGTCGGAGCTATCTTCAATTAAAGAAAATGAAAGGGAACGCTATCAGCTTGAAGACGAACTCCGGGACACCAACTCCGCTATTGACGCCGAAACGGAATCACTCGCCGACCTAAATGCCCGTGCTGAAAACCTCCGAGAGGAGGTTGAGGACCTGCAGGAGCAAGTGGCAAACACGGAAGAACTTCGGGAAAGTGAGCTTCCTGATGCGTACCAGCGCCTGAACCAATTACAACACGAGAGGGGACAGAAAGAGGCACAGCTAGAGCAAGTCGAAGAAACAATCGAGGATCTCGAGGCGACGATTGCGGACAAGGATGACGTAGAAAGGCAATTGCGCCAGGTAAAAAAGGATCTAGACGAGACACGAGGTCAGATCAAACAAATCGAACAGAACCTTGTCGATCAGTTCAATGGGCAAATGGAAGATCTGATTGACATTTTAGGATATGAAAATATATCACGTGTCTGGCTGGAGCGTATCGTGGAGAACGGGCCAGAAGCGGCTGAATTCGCGATTCACGTGGTCCGTGAAGCTGAAGATGGCTCCGTATATGAAGACTCACTTTCGACACTATCTGAGTCTGAACGGGAAATCATCGGAATCATGATCTCGGTCTCTGGATATTTTGTTCATGGGCTCGATAAGGAGATCCCGCTGATGTTATTTGACTCTGTAGAGGTGATTGACGCAACTCGATTAGAAGCCTTGCTGGAGTACATCAGTGAGTATGCCCCATACCTTATTGTGGCTCTCCTTCCAGAAGAGGCAGCTGCGATCGAGAAACGAACGATCACCGCCCCTTCCTTTGAAGTTCAGTCATGAGCAAACTCAAGATCCAGCGACTGAAAGAGGAATACGATCTTGAGGGGCTTGATGACGAGCTAAAACACCAATATGTAACCGAAAACAAGGCGCTTCGGGATCTAGCGGCGTACGTGAATATAGAGATCGCCCGCCAATTCTTTCAGGACAAACCATTTTCACCCGACCACGTTTATCGGGTATTTAACGAGCCCGATGAATTTTCCAAACGAACCGAGACTGAACTCCGGAAACGATTAAGCGAGGAAGGCATCGACATTGAGGAATTACGGAAAGACTGGGTCGAACATATGACTGTTCGATCGTATTTGAATCGAGTCCTCAATATAGACACCTCCCGACAGCGGCAATCACGGACCCATGACGAAGTGCTCACTGACATCCGCGGAGTTCTAAACCGGGAAGAATCGATAATTGCTGAGATCCTCGAGACCGTTGATGATTTTGATGGCGAAAAATGGGATATCCATACGGATCTTCGTCTGATAAACGACGAAACGGGGGAATCCATACGGATTGAGGAGTACTTTCGCGAATTGGACGCGTCTTGATAGCGGCGCTGTCGGTAATTCAGGGGTACCAATTTTGAGTGGGGGGTCTCCTTTCGGGTGTCCGAAGGGCTCGGAAGGGCCTATTTTGTCCAACCTTAGATTGGATAAAATGTTCTGGTCCCGGTCACCAAACTCTATCCAAACTAAGCTTGGATAGATTTGGCCTTCGAGTTTTACGATGACCTCGTTAGTCGGCGGTTGGCATTGCGAGAGTCGATGCCGATTCGATTTTTGCGAACGGTGTGTGCGACACCAACACCCAACATGAGGGTTGGTATAAAGCACCACGCTAATTCCACAATCTAGCTTCCAAATAGCGGGTTCCTGGATTACCGTTTGTTCCGTCCTTGGGAACCTCCCGCTTATAAGCGAGGACCAGGCCAAGCGTGATGTGATAATTAGCCCCCATTAATCTCACGAATAAAAATTATAGCTCCGAAAAACTAAAAAACTGTAATTTGACCCGCCTGGGGGAACCAACACTGGTCAGTGTCGGCCAATAGTGACAAATCCGCTTTCAGGCGTTCATTCAGTCCAACAGACGCTATTGTGGATACTAGAGCAGGTTTCCCACCCGCTTCTGTCTGCAAATAACTTAAAAGTTCGATTTTTAGGAACACAAACGGGTTGAGTTTTTGCGACCCGATTCATGCTGCTAGCCATCACGTCGTTTTCGAATCGACCTTGCACATAGACCCGAAATCAACCCCCTACTCGGAATTTCTCCGTCTAGAAACCCTGTCGGTCTTGGATCTGGAGGTTTACGGATGCCGAACATTTTTACCAATGCTTGGAGTTAGATACACTATGACCGATGGTTCAGAGTATAACCGGGTCAAGACGACTCAATTATCTATTCGGATTCTCGAGACGATCAAGGAGTTAGATGGGGCACGGCTTTCCGAGATTGTTTCGTCCTTAGATATTGCAAAGAGCACCGCTCACAAGCATCTTCATACCATGGAGGAAGCCGGCTATCTGATCAAAGAGGGCGGAACATACCAGATCGGTCTGAAATTCTTAAATCTCGGCGAGTACGCTAGGGAGCGGTGGCCTGGGTTCGAGCATATCAAAAACGCAGTTGGGGAACTCACTGAACGGACGGATGAGGAATGTGATTTTGTCGTCGAGGACCACGGGCGTGTGACGACAATCGAGGAGTCCTACCACAAATGGGTGAAATACGAGGAGCCATCGGACGGGCCCCCGTCGAAAGAGTATCGTGCGAGGATCGGCTCGTACTATTATATTCACGCTACAGCGTCTGGTTTGGCTATCTTGGCCGAATATCCAACTGAACGCGTCAATGAGATCATCAATAAATGGGGCCTTCCAGCAAAGACAGAGTACACGATCACTTCCCAATCTGCCCTGTTTGAGGAATTAGAGCAGGTAGCAAAGCGAGGGTATTCTGTGGACGACCAGGGGTATGCAGAGGGCATGCGCAGTATCGGTAAAGCAGTTCACGGTCCCGATGGGCGAGTGTTGGGGGCGCTCAGTGTCTCCGGCCCCGCTTACCGAGTTGATGGGGTGGTTCTGCAGGAAAAGATACCGAACGAACTGATCGCTGTGGTGGATTCCTTGGAGCAGACATTGGCGGAGGAAGCACCACTCTAGTGGTTACCGTGCTTCTGTTTTCCACACACAAAGATTAAGGACAACCTGGTTAGAACATAATCCCATGGAACCCAGTGATATGGGCGACTCCGTTAGAGAGAGGCATGCCAACGCACAGGAGTGGGCAACTGAGGTCAGCTCATTTAATGCGTGGGTAGGCGGATCACACGTTGAGACTGACGACTCTATCGAAACTCGGGACCCGGTGACGAACGAGTCCATCGTGGAAGTCCCGCTCTTCGATTCTGACACCGTCGACGACACCGTCGCCGAGGCTTGGGACGCATATGACGAGGAGTGGTCGAATACCAATCCCGCCGACCGCTCCGAGATGTTGTTTGACTGGATCGACGTTCTAACGGACCATATTGAGGAGCTATCCCTTCTCGAGTCACTCGACACTGGCAAACCGATCGGTGATGCCCGGGGCGAGGTTCTGGGTGCGATAGATACTCTCGAATATTATGCATCGTTGGCTCGCACGCAGAGTGGAAAACAGGTGCCGGCCCGTAACGACGTGCACACCTACACCCGAAGTGAACCGTATGGCGTGGTTGGTCAGATCACGCCATGGAACTTCCCAATGTGGGCTGCTGCCTGGAAACTTGGCCCAGCCCTCGCCGCTGGCAACACGTCGGTCCTGAAGCCTTCTGCCACCACCCCGTTGACTACGGTCCGAATGGCTGAGCTATCAGCAGGCGTGATACCCGACGGGGTGATTAACGTCGTTACTGGGACCGGCTCGGTAACCGGTGGAGCAGTGACCGAGCACGAGGACATCCGAAAGGTCTCCTTTACCGGGAGTACTGGGGTTGGAAAGGGAATCATGGAGGCTGCTGCAGGCCACTTTGCTCCAGTTACGCTGGAACTTGGTGGGAAGTCGCCGTTCCTGGTCTTCCCCGATGCGGATCTCGACAAGGTTGTCGACGCCGTCGCATCCGGAATCTTCTATAGCACTGGCGAAATCTGTGATGCCTTTTCACGCGCCCTCGTTCACGAAGATATCGTCGATGAATTCACGGAACGGTTTGTGGAGAAGGCCGAATCTTACCAG
Proteins encoded:
- a CDS encoding archaea-specific SMC-related protein — its product is MGNSSRGSIQIEIENLGGINSLTTAIPPGINILSGKNATNRTSFLRSVAAALGADQSAGTLKTDSTEGYVSLSFDGESVSRNYERTNGSVIRTGDPLTDKSELVDNYVSLFSTNPARTAIRSGGTGLRDILMSGVDTAEIKSEIQSLKQRRTSLQSQLDEIERAQAQLPAKESRQQSLESELHEIEQTIEEVEQNIEEYKATADEIDAAEEVLDALEDRREDLRRVENRIEATEQNLSQLKQERQSIEADLEEITVSDKRRSELQTKREALDSEISELQSTVTDLSDIISHNRSVLEDDEVVHSFETDETVVSQIDPSGSTVECWTCGSEVERSTIESRMETLEDIRKQTHQQLQKRRQELESVTSELSSIKENERERYQLEDELRDTNSAIDAETESLADLNARAENLREEVEDLQEQVANTEELRESELPDAYQRLNQLQHERGQKEAQLEQVEETIEDLEATIADKDDVERQLRQVKKDLDETRGQIKQIEQNLVDQFNGQMEDLIDILGYENISRVWLERIVENGPEAAEFAIHVVREAEDGSVYEDSLSTLSESEREIIGIMISVSGYFVHGLDKEIPLMLFDSVEVIDATRLEALLEYISEYAPYLIVALLPEEAAAIEKRTITAPSFEVQS
- a CDS encoding alpha/beta hydrolase yields the protein MRRDRVDWERLGVWVIGLVVVAAALLVGFAGTPYTAPPGAIEATAANPAIDVTSFHGGYAITPVDTAPDAALVFYPGARVDPSAYVPVMGPVVAESDVAVLVPRPRLNLAVLEPNMAESVRAATPQIEQWYVGGHSLGGAMACRVAASNPEWVEGVVLFGSYCDRSIADTDLSVLSVGGTRDTVLGTDRSALRPERLPENATIYRIEGLNHTQFGSYAGQPGDSPATISRETAHERLQSALVEFFVARG
- a CDS encoding aldehyde dehydrogenase family protein; the encoded protein is MEPSDMGDSVRERHANAQEWATEVSSFNAWVGGSHVETDDSIETRDPVTNESIVEVPLFDSDTVDDTVAEAWDAYDEEWSNTNPADRSEMLFDWIDVLTDHIEELSLLESLDTGKPIGDARGEVLGAIDTLEYYASLARTQSGKQVPARNDVHTYTRSEPYGVVGQITPWNFPMWAAAWKLGPALAAGNTSVLKPSATTPLTTVRMAELSAGVIPDGVINVVTGTGSVTGGAVTEHEDIRKVSFTGSTGVGKGIMEAAAGHFAPVTLELGGKSPFLVFPDADLDKVVDAVASGIFYSTGEICDAFSRALVHEDIVDEFTERFVEKAESYQLGDPLLEETTMGPLTSKEQFETVTSYIDIGSSEGANLLTGGGTPDADEISGGWYVEPTVYGDVDNEMRIAQEEIFGPVQTIQTFNSYEEAIELANDTRYGLAAGVGTESTDIAHNAAADLEAGLIYVNEYGPILPDAPYGGFKDSGIGRDLGEEALDHYQQTKSVYVNLGDPDL
- a CDS encoding DUF1059 domain-containing protein — encoded protein: MSLIVSLAMSQQVECIVDGCHGVCEGETEEEVLSEVEAHVQEAHPDLTLDEETVGAVKAEIETV
- a CDS encoding SDR family oxidoreductase translates to MSEFTAVLTGASRGIGAAVAEAFAGAGGQLILGAREKSAVEDVADGLDAEAVAVDVRDEDSVSNLLAVAADRLGEIDVLVPSAGVYHGPSGATPLPAESYERYDDHMATNARGVFATIREAVPHLAADARVLVPSGKPARVATPGTGSYAVSKAAAEAIARGFAADLDQVVGIVDPGQVQTELTGKDFGRLPADVAPMYVWAAREAPAETIDGQVVGIKAWLRATRGEKE
- the rdfA gene encoding rod-determining factor RdfA, whose product is MSKLKIQRLKEEYDLEGLDDELKHQYVTENKALRDLAAYVNIEIARQFFQDKPFSPDHVYRVFNEPDEFSKRTETELRKRLSEEGIDIEELRKDWVEHMTVRSYLNRVLNIDTSRQRQSRTHDEVLTDIRGVLNREESIIAEILETVDDFDGEKWDIHTDLRLINDETGESIRIEEYFRELDAS
- a CDS encoding IclR family transcriptional regulator, yielding MTDGSEYNRVKTTQLSIRILETIKELDGARLSEIVSSLDIAKSTAHKHLHTMEEAGYLIKEGGTYQIGLKFLNLGEYARERWPGFEHIKNAVGELTERTDEECDFVVEDHGRVTTIEESYHKWVKYEEPSDGPPSKEYRARIGSYYYIHATASGLAILAEYPTERVNEIINKWGLPAKTEYTITSQSALFEELEQVAKRGYSVDDQGYAEGMRSIGKAVHGPDGRVLGALSVSGPAYRVDGVVLQEKIPNELIAVVDSLEQTLAEEAPL